One Stegostoma tigrinum isolate sSteTig4 chromosome 22, sSteTig4.hap1, whole genome shotgun sequence DNA segment encodes these proteins:
- the LOC125463790 gene encoding inward rectifier potassium channel 16-like → MNFINLNYQTVSSEDDHRNFLKNGCYIPVNKRRYRKRFLRKDGNCNIHFKRAFGEWESYFSDIFTTLIDLKWRQMFLIFSLSYILSWLFFGFVYWITAVVHGDLQIEEENLVPCIVEVHSFTAAFLFSIETQTTIGYGSRCVTEECPFAVSMVTFQSVISCLINTFIIGVVVAKMSKARKRAQTIRFSNNAVIAVRNGKLCMMWRIGDFRESHIIEGTVRAQLLQFKEYDDNKLSVEHQDLQIVTGNIILISPVTIVHEINENSPLYDLNKKDLAESDFEIIVTFVYSEDSTGNTHQSRSSYTPLEILWGHHFNEVLKNKPSYYKVNYSQFHKTEEVTTPECSAKTLYSTPEHSINVLTVAGLDSEDGKCESMAIPNNKGEHDEEQYVYPKPEFTFRSLSMESEL, encoded by the coding sequence ATGAATTTCATCAATTTAAATTATCAAACTGTGAGCTCTGAGGATGATCACAGGAATTTTCTAAAAAATGGTTGTTATATACCAGTCAACAAAAGAAGATACAGAAAACGGTTTCTTCGCAAAGATGGGAACTGCAACATCCACTTTAAGCGTGCATTCGGTGAATGGGAAAGTTACTTCTCCGATATCTTCACAACGCTCATAGATCTCAAATGGAGACAAATGTTTCTGATCTTCTCCTTGTCCTATATATTGTCATGGCTCTTCTTTGGTTTTGTTTATTGGATCACAGCAGTTGTCCATGGAGATCTGCAAATTGAAGAAGAAAATCTAGTGCCCTGTATTGTTGAGGTTCACAGCTTCACTGCTGCTTTCCTGTTCTCTATTGAAACACAAACAACTATTGGTTATGGATCTCGCTGTGTGACAGAAGAATGCCCTTTTGCTGTTTCTATGGTCACTTTCCAATCAGTGATAAGTTGTTTAATTAACACATTTATCATTGGTGTTGTAGTAGCGAAAATGTCCAAAGCCAGAAAGAGAGCTCAAACAATTAGGTTTAGCAATAACGCAGTGATAGCAGTAAGAAATGGGAAACTATGCATGATGTGGCGTATTGGAGATTTCCGTGAGAGCCACATCATTGAAGGTACTGTTAGAGCTCAATTACTCCAATTTAAGGAATATGACGACAATAAGCTGTCCGTGGAACACCAGGACTTGCAAATAGTCACAGGCAATATCATTCTCATTAGTCCTGTCACTATTGTACATGAAATCAATGAAAACAGTCCACTCTATGACCTTAATAAGAAAGACTTAGCTGAAAGTGACTTTGAAATCATAGTTACATTTGTCTATTCTGAGGACTCAACAGGAAATACTCATCAGTCTCGAAGCTCATACACTCCTCTGGAAATCCTATGGGGCCACCACTTTAATGAAGTTCTCAAAAACAAGCCAAGTTACTATAAAGTTAACTACTCCCAGTTTCACAAAACTGAAGAAGTGACAACACCAGAATGCAGTGCCAAGACATTGTATTCCACACCGGAACATAGCATCAATGTGCTCACAGTAGCCGgattggacagtgaagatggaAAGTGTGAGAGCATGGCCATTCCAAATAACAAAGGAGAGCACGATGAAGAACAATATGTGTACCCAAAGCCTGAATTTACATTCAGAAGCCTCTCTATGGAGTCAGAACTGTGA